From the Lathyrus oleraceus cultivar Zhongwan6 chromosome 4, CAAS_Psat_ZW6_1.0, whole genome shotgun sequence genome, one window contains:
- the LOC127136518 gene encoding uncharacterized protein LOC127136518 — protein MEKLQENQVVLQEEVSQIRSQMRQLMETIQAVARGQEVMAKMQEEMNQRASTTNPPTPPAFEILTLIPQVDPPININAPDGVPNDNPRPHIFETDDQLDGFFNPRDASQDDAFSSVTNKVERKVKAIEEKLKAMGSTDILGLDAVEMCLVPGVIIPAKFKVPDFEKYKGNSDPRMHFRAYCRKMAAYSSDDQLLIHFFQDSLNGASLDWYMQLEGNHINNWREMAEAFLKHYQYNTDMAPNRTQLQNLTQRSEESFKEYAQRWRELAARVQPPLLEREPVDMFMGNLQGPYLDRMVGSTSSGFSDLVLAGERIENMIKMGKIQNSGSASSASKKPFVPYGKKGEGETNAAFIIRTRYPTYPQVVAIAPVQPSQQQPFAIPVQTQQQQRYQQQPQRQQP, from the coding sequence ATGGAGAAACTTCAAGAGAATCAAGTTGTCCTTCAGGAAGAAGTATCCCAAATACGGTCCCAAATGCGGCAGTTGATGGAGACTATTCAAGCAGTCGCAAGAGGCCAAGAGGTtatggcaaaaatgcaagaagaaatGAACCAACGTGCCAGTACTACCAATCCTCCTACCCCTCCAGCATTCGAGATTCTGACTCTAATTCCTCAAGTGGATCCTCCAATTAACATTAATGCACCCGACGGTGTTCCAAACGACAATCCTCGTCCTCATATTTTTGAGACAGACGATCAACTCGATGGATTCTTCAACCCAAGGGATGCTTCTCAGGATGACGCGTTCAGTTCGGTAACCAACAAGGTCGAGAGGAAGGTAAAGGCTATCGAGGAAAAGCTCAAAGCAATGGGGAGCACTGACATTTTGGGCCTTGATGCGGTAGAAATGTGCTTAGTACCTGGGGTCATCATTCCGGCCAAGTTCAAAGTtccggactttgaaaaatataagggaaatagcGACCCTAGAATGCACTTTAGGGCATACTGCCGAAAGATGGCTGCCTATTCCAGCGATGATCAACTTTTAATTCATTTTTTCCAGGATTCCCTCAatggggcatctttggattggtacatgcaACTCGAGGGCAACCATATAAACAACTGGAGAGAAATGGCCGAGGCATTCCTCAAGCactatcagtacaacactgatatGGCACCTAATCGCACACAGTTGCAAAATCTGACTCAGAGGTCTGAGGAgtccttcaaagagtatgcccaacGGTGGAGGGAATTAGCTGCTAGGGTACAACCCCCATTGCTAGAAAGAGAACCGGTAGACATGTTTATGGGAAACTTGCAAGGTCCATACCTTGATAGAATGGTAGGGAGCACCTCTTCGGGCTTTTCCGACCTGGTCTTAGCCGGTGAAAGGATAGAAAATATGATCAAGATGGGAAAGATTCAGAACTCTGGCAGTGCTTCTAGTGCATCAAAGAAACCTTTTGTTCCCTACGGTAAAAAAGGAGAAGGCGAGACCAATGCTGCCTTCATCATTCGAACCAGATATCCCACTTATCCACAAGTAGTTGCCATAGCTCCCGTCCAACCGAGTCAACAACAACCATTTGCAATTCCTgttcaaactcaacaacaacaacggtatcaacaacaaccgcaacgtCAGCAACCataa